TTTGCTCGAGATCAAAACCACGACCTGCCATTGCTTCCGCACGGGAATGGGCGACGTGGAGGTCGACGATTCGTGAAACCACCTTCGGGGAGGGTTCGCGTTTCAGCATGCCAGTGGCGCAAGCAGCAGTGGCTGCTGCTTGCGACGGTGTGCGACGTATCCCTGCCTTTCGGCTCAAAAAGCCAAAGTATGCTGAAGGGGACAACCAACGTCGCCGGCGGTGTTGGCTGACAAACCGATCGTAGGATGAGCTGCAGCTCTCGTTCTTGTAAAAGCGACTCGAAGGTTCGTGGCCAGCCAACCAAAAGGCGTTGCTGCTTAACTTGCTTTGGAGTCTCATTAACGTTTGCTGGGGCGAAGGCAGGTGATGTAACACCGAGTTTGTGGTCAGAATATTGAAATGACCCTCACCTGCGGGCAGCTCATCAAGAGATGTAATGAAATGAGCCGCGGGGTAACGTGGTAAAATCCGACTGCGACAACAATCGAGCATTTCGGGTGACAGGTCATAACACCACAGCTCGACAATTCCATCCGGCTTGAGATGGTTCAAGAGTTGCTCCGCTTCGAATCCGGTACCACAGCCAAAGTCGAGAATCCGCCAGGCAACGCCCGGTGATTGCTCGCGGAGGCGCGCGATCATCTGCTTCCAGATCGGAGGGAGTTGACATTTGATCTCTGCGTGCTCGCGATCATACGTCAGCACTTCCGATTTGTGGTACCAGCGATTAAGTGCTTCAACGACCTCTGCGGTCGGGACTTGAGGGCTGAATGGCTCGAGTAGGGTTTCGGCGTTGGTTAGGCTAGCAATCATAGCTGCTGATATGGACCTCAAAATGGGCCGGGGGGATTTGCGATCGGATTCTGTCCCGTCGATTCGCACTTTGTGGTGGCTTCTATCAGAAGGCTCAAGTGGGGTCAATATTCGTCCTAGGATCAAACAGGTGACAAAGCCCGTTGCCGATGATTTGACATTGATCTCGGATGCTCTGGTTTCTACGATTTGCCTCTCTTTAAACTTCAAACGCAGCACTTTTCGGCAAAGACAGATGAAACTGATGATCTCGATGCAGACCCGTTCGGTGCATCGAAGCTGATTGTCCGATGAGCCTTTCTCGCGATGGAGCCGCTGAAGATCTGGGTGGCAGACCATTAACAGGCGGTGGCTGATCGAACGATTGATTGACACTGAGCTAAATGGCAAAACGTCGACTTCGAAAAGATTGAATGGTTCACACGAAAAACAATCCTTTTACGACCCTTACGAACGCGACTTACGGGTTCTTGCCGACTCTGTCGCGAGATCTGGGCTCGCGGCGTCTTGGGCTGAGGAAAAACTTTATCTGGACCGCGCTGGGGAATCTCTCGGCGGGAGGAACCCAGGTACTCATTCTATGTTTGATTGCCCAAAATATTTCGAAGGATGCGGTGGGGCAATATGCCTTGGCATTGGCGATTATTAACCCGTTGTTAGCATTTTTGAGTTTGCAATTGCGTTCGATGCTAGCCAGTCAGTCGGATCAGGAATGCGATGTTCAGATTTGCATTTCGCTACGACTGGCTACCAATGCGATCGCCGCTTTGATTGTTTTGGCAATTATCTTCTCGGGCAAAACTGAATCACTGGCATCGATCGTACTCGCACTGACCGTGTTGAAACTGTTCGTTGCGATAAGCGATGTCTTTTATGGCCAGATGCAACGCCGGGAACGAATGGACTTCATCGCTAAGAGCCAACTCGTGAGTGGTTTCTTGCAGATTGCGTCTTTTGCTGCTGTAAGCTATCTAACGGGTAGTCTTTTGGTCGCATGTTGTGCAATGGCCGTTGCACCGATGTTGACTCTTTGGCTCTATGATTTACCCGTGTCCCGAGCTCTTGAAGTGGGACACGGCGTTGGAGTATCGGGAAGTCTTTTGCCACGCTGGGATTTCGCGACGATGACACATCTAGCCTGGGTCACTTTACCTTTGGGGTTGGTGACGGGCGTGGTGGCTCTGACCGCGAGTATTCCGCGCTATTACTTGGGACATTATTGGGAGATCGGCGCTGTGGGGGTGTTCGCCGCGCTCGCCTGTCCGGGGTTGGTGCTGCAGCAGTCGATGCTGTCCTTGTCCCAAGCCGCCCTGCCCCGCTTTGGTCATTGTTTCGTCAATGCTGATGGTGCTGGGTGTCGGCGTCTGCTGTGGCGAGTACTGATTGTCAATGCGGTTTTTGGAGTGTTAGGTGTCTTGGCTGGATTGCTGATTGGTCGCCAAATACTCCAACTTTTGTACACCGAAGAGTTCGCACAGTATGATCAACCGCTGGTCTGGATGATGGTTTCTTTCGCTCTCAACTGCATGGGGTCAATCGGTTCGGTTTTGATGGCCGCCAAACGGTTTCGGACCCAATTTGTTATTAGTTTGATCACTCTAGTCACGACAGTGGGTTTGGGGGTGATGTTGATTCCACGATACGGTTTGACAGGAGCGGCCTTGACGTTAGTGGTGGTGTCATCGATTCGCTTGGCGGTGATTTTCTTGGCCGTGTCGTTTGTGATTCGAGAGATGGAATTACCAGATAACGACACGGTAAATCGTGGCGTTAGGGAGTCCAGTCCTGGTCATCCTCAAGCAGCCAGTCGACCACATCGAATCCAATGGCAGAAATGATTTGGTCGTCGCTTCTCACCAGTTGTAATAGATTGGCGGTCGAAATATCTTGCGAGTCTATTTCGGCACTCGCGCTGCGATAGAAATCATCTCGAGCGATGAGTCTGGCCAAACTGCGATGGAGATCGCTCGATTCCGACGCTAATTGAAAATCGAAGTTGGCCGATCGCGACCGGTAAGCGATGGCAAGAAACCCCTTTTCCGACTGGGTGTCGGCAAATACGCGATCGGTTTTCTGCCCTGACAGAAACGCTCGGTCTCGTCCACCATGATCAGAATGGACTTGTAGTAAATTAAATCCGATTGCGGCGTTGCGATAGGAAGACCCAGTGAGGATGCCGGAGTTAGCGGAACCGATGAAGACGTCGTCGTTCACCGAATCGTACAAGCGAGCTTCGTCAAATCCACCCTGGTTACTGTCTGCAAAAACCAGCTCAAAGCCTTCGACATAGTTGTCGAATTCAGGACCCTTGATCACGGAGTACTCGGGTAGACCGTCGAATTGATCATCTCCGGTTGATCCGTATAAGCGAGCTTCGTCCAGGCCACCTTGATGACTGTAAGCTCGGACTCGATTGAAACCCTCCGCATAGTTGTCGAAGCCATTTCCTGTGAAAACCGCATATCTGGGGAGTCCGTGGAAAGTGTCGTTTCCATCGGAGTCGAGGAAACGGGCAACGTCGATACCACCTTGGTTGCTGTAGGCACGGACCAAAGCAAAGCCTTCGGCGTAATTGTCGAAATCGACGCCCTTCATCACTCCATAGCGGGGGAGAGCTGTGAATTCATCGTTGGCTGCTGAATCGTAGAGTCGTGCGATGTCGTGACCACCGGATTGCGAATAAGCTCGGACTTGGTCGAACCCGCGTGCGTAGTTGCGGAAATTATGTCCCTCGATCAGGCTGTATTCGGGGAGTGCGAATAGCGTGTCGTCAAAGGGCGAGTCGTAAAGTCTTGCGTGATCCATGCCGCCAAAAATCGCATGAACCTTCA
This genomic stretch from Pirellulaceae bacterium harbors:
- a CDS encoding oligosaccharide flippase family protein, producing the protein MVHTKNNPFTTLTNATYGFLPTLSRDLGSRRLGLRKNFIWTALGNLSAGGTQVLILCLIAQNISKDAVGQYALALAIINPLLAFLSLQLRSMLASQSDQECDVQICISLRLATNAIAALIVLAIIFSGKTESLASIVLALTVLKLFVAISDVFYGQMQRRERMDFIAKSQLVSGFLQIASFAAVSYLTGSLLVACCAMAVAPMLTLWLYDLPVSRALEVGHGVGVSGSLLPRWDFATMTHLAWVTLPLGLVTGVVALTASIPRYYLGHYWEIGAVGVFAALACPGLVLQQSMLSLSQAALPRFGHCFVNADGAGCRRLLWRVLIVNAVFGVLGVLAGLLIGRQILQLLYTEEFAQYDQPLVWMMVSFALNCMGSIGSVLMAAKRFRTQFVISLITLVTTVGLGVMLIPRYGLTGAALTLVVVSSIRLAVIFLAVSFVIREMELPDNDTVNRGVRESSPGHPQAASRPHRIQWQK
- a CDS encoding class I SAM-dependent methyltransferase produces the protein MIASLTNAETLLEPFSPQVPTAEVVEALNRWYHKSEVLTYDREHAEIKCQLPPIWKQMIARLREQSPGVAWRILDFGCGTGFEAEQLLNHLKPDGIVELWCYDLSPEMLDCCRSRILPRYPAAHFITSLDELPAGEGHFNILTTNSVLHHLPSPQQTLMRLQSKLSSNAFWLAGHEPSSRFYKNESCSSSYDRFVSQHRRRRWLSPSAYFGFLSRKAGIRRTPSQAAATAACATGMLKREPSPKVVSRIVDLHVAHSRAEAMAGRGFDLEQMERQLANNWRLHWSQSYSFMGAFYERNLPERWRKEAERLANQFPRDGANFCSVWQRASSPDS